In Lycium barbarum isolate Lr01 chromosome 9, ASM1917538v2, whole genome shotgun sequence, the DNA window gcagatggatgtgaagactgcttttcttcacggtgacttagaagaggagatttatatggaacaacctgagggcttcaaggcaaaaggtaaagaaaatcttgtatgcaaacttaagaagagtctatatggattgaagcaagcttccagacagtggtacaagaagtttgaatctgttatgggggagcaaggctacaaAAAGACTTCTTCAaatcactgtgtgtttgtacaaagattctctgatgatgactttatcatccttctactatatgtggatgatatgttgattgttgGCAAGAATGCTTCCaagattgacgagttgaagaaacagttgagtaagtcttttgcaatgaaagacttgggtcatgctaagcaaattttgggcatgagaattactcgttcaagagatgaaaagaagctttatttgttgcagaaaaagtacatagaacgtgtattagagcgcttcaatatgaagagtgctaagtgggttagcacacctcttcgaggtcatctgaaattgagcaaaaagatgtgtcctacaacaacggAAGAAAAAGAGAGAATGACCAAGATTTCTTATTCTTCTGCCgtcggaagtttgatgtatgcaataGTATGCACTCGACCTGATATTGCTCATacagtcggtgttgttagcagatttctcgaaaatccagggaaagagcattgggaagctgtgaagtggatacccaggtatctaagaggaagctcagatgaatggttgtgttttggaggatcaaatccgattttgaagggctatacagattctgatatggcaggtgaccttgataacagaaaatccactactggatatttgtttactttttcagggggagctatatcatggcagtcgaagttgcagaagtgtgttgcaCTGTCTACAACTAAAGCagagtatattgcggctactgaagctggcaaggagatgatatggctcaagagattccttcaagaacttggattgcagcaaatggagtatgttatctattgtgacagtcagagtgtaatagacttgagcaagaactccatgtaccatgtgAGAATAAAGCATATCGacgtcagatatcattggattcgtgatcAGGTAGAGAACGAATTGTTCcaggtcaagaagattcacacgagtgaaaatcctgcagatatgtTAACCAAGGTGATTCCCAGAAACAAGTTCGAGTtatgcaaagaacttgtcggcattaACTCTATCTGAGAAGACGGAGATGCCTCCTTCAGTTGAATGggtctggagggggagatttgtggggtccatccCCATTATTTGATAAGAAAAAATCTGTAAAGGAAGAATTTGGCACCGGCCAAATTGCAACTCTTTTCAAAGATAGTTGCAAATGGTTGAATTTGGCACCGGCCAAATTAAATGTAAGTGAAGACTTTTGCATAAAAGTGATGTCATTGATGACATAAGGAGGAgcaattcattcctataaataggcagcttatggttcattcgaaacacaccaaaatctcagacaatacatctgagtgagagcaaagtgagaaATCCCATAgactgtgtaagaaaatagtctgtgaagaaaaatagagtgtgagtgatattgtagtgaggtgggaaaatcaaaagagtgttttttattttgatggtgtagtggtcttaggattATTTGTACTCATTATTACAGagtgtaaaattccttgctatagtaatatcagctgctcctcttggccgtggtttttctcttattcaaaagggtttccacgtaaaatcttggagtcattattgctgcattttattattgctgatttaaccataaattagtgttccgcgtttatcactaataaatattatttttgcaGGGCTATTTTATTGGCAACAGAGTGACCATTGATGAAATTAACCCGAGTTCTTTCTAATCGGCTATAGTAGGTTATCATTCTATTTTCTTCAATTCGTAGTATTATGATCCTGAAGCGGTATAAGTGAGGAAGACGGTAAAAAAATTTCTCAAAATTCTCCATCTTGTTTGATCTCTCTTCTATTCCAAATCAAATGGGTGTTGTTTAAAATTCCTTATCCTACTGGGGTGAAACTATTCCTGAAGTTTGGGTACAAGTTAATTGCGGATCTACCGaatatcaaaagagaaattgatttaGGCAACATCGATGGCCAGTCATTTACCCCATTGGTGCTAACTCAATTCTCAGTACCTCTTATGCTTCCTCAATCCAGAATAGAATTCctgctccattttttttttcacaatgcAAGAAGAGATTAAGCTTGCCAATGACTGTCGAAACACTCTCATCGGTAAGTTCTCCCATGGCAGACCTTCTATTGACGATATTAGACGTGACTTTGATGCTCGTTTTGTGCTAAAAGGTACGGCTACAATTGGGCATTACAATGGTAAACATGTTTTTATGGATTTTTCTATGAGGGGGAATTTTCTTGATATTTATGCTCGTAAAAAATATATGGTGCTTGGTTTTCTGATGCGATTAGCCACTTGGGAGGAGACTTCTCTTACCCCTGTTTGGATTCAATTACCCGGCCTTAATGGCATTATTTTAATTGGGATGCTCTTCTTAGAATCACTTCTCCTATGGGAACCTTATTGAAAATTGATAAAGCTACTGAAATATAGTCTAGACCAAGTTTTGCTAAAGTATTGGTGGAAATAGATTTGGTCAAAAACAGAAGGGATTCACTGTGGATTGGATTGATCAATGAAAAAGGGATGGAATGTGGAAGATTTGATCAAAAGATAGAATACGAATTTGTGCCGGACTACTGTTTTAAATGTAAACATCAAGGGCATATTGAAGATGTATGTTTAGCTCACACCGGCAAGAACAAACTTCCTGTTAGAGGAGCTTTTCATGCTCATTCTGCTAGAGTTTCTAATCAGAACCCCCAATTCAGGCCAAGCATTGAGAGAACTGAACAGAATGTTATACCTAATACCATTGTTTCTCATACTGTTATGCCTTCTAAACCTGCTGCTAAAAATGTTGTTGATGCTTCAAATGCTGCTGTTATTCCTAACAGACTATCCAAAGCCACTCATAAAAACAGGAAAAAAGTTCAGAAAGATATTAGGGCTAACCTGGCCAAGAAGAATCAGATGAAATGGCAAGTTAGACCTCCTACCAGCAGCAATCTCAATGAAAAACAGGAACAAATGCATCAATTGATGGCCAACAAGGCTGTGGTTATTGTCAATGATCAAAATCAGAATCCTGTTAGTCATAAAAAAGACTCTGAAGTTACTCAAATTCAAGCAAAAATTTCTGTTCCTACACATGTTGATGTGCCTATTAGTAATTCTTTTCAGCTCGCTAACAATTTAAAGGGCACTCTACTTGATATCCCTATTCTGGAAAATAGCTTAGAAATTTAGCTTGATGACACTGTTTTAAGTTCTCGTGTGAATGAAGGTTTAAAAATGCTTGAAACTACTATAAGTGCAGCCGCTGGTCAGTTGAGTGAGCCCACCTCCAAGACCTCTTTGATATTTATTCTAGTTGAGACATCTTTGTCTACTCCTAATGCTGCTGCTCTATCTACTTTCAATGTCAAATCTCACAAGGGTATTGAAGTGGGACACTATCCAGAACAGGTTAATAATGATCAACTGGTCCCTGAAACTCAACAAGGTCAGCATAAGGGTGATGTTTCTGGCAAAAAGACTACAAGAATCACAAGTCCGAAACCTTCTCAAACCGAAGTCAAAGACATTAACTTGGAAATGCAACTCTGGAATCCCAGTCTTGCTGCCAATGTTCCTTTACAGGTGGTCATCCCCCAACCTTCTAATAATGACGGAATTGTGGCAAAACTTGAGGAAGATCTAGAAAACGAATCCAGTGAATATGATCCAGATTATGAGGAAGAATTTGAGAGTAGTAGTGAAGATGATATTGATGAGGAATATGAAGAATGTGTTTCATCTGATGAAGAAGCACTTATAAAGGCTTTTTCTCCCAAAACTTCCTGGAAAGTAGATGTGCAAGATGATGCTATATGTCAACATAGAAAGAGCTGATAAATAATGGAAATCTATCTCCTAGAGCTATGAACTATAACTGCAAAAGTATCAAAGGTATTGAATATGCAAAACCTGGCCCTATTACAAGGGTTATGGGGAAGGCATCTCAAAATATGGCAACATCCTCCAATATTCTTAATGATTAATACAATCATTTGGAATATTAGGGGAGTTAAGTCCAGAGGGGCGTTTGAAAGATTGAAATTTCTATCTAGAATTCATAATATCCAGATTATTACTATCCAAGAAACTTTTTTTAATGCCAATCAAATTGACAATTATAGAAGAGGTCCTGGTTTTGAGGGTGGTTATGCCAATTGTAATGGGAAGATTTGGATTTTTTGGTGTTCTGATTTTAATGTTGATATCGCTGAAGATAATGAACAACATGTCACTATGAAGCTTACAAAGAAATCTGATGGTGAAGTACTATGGTTCTCTGCTGTGTATGCTAAATCTAAACAACATCTACGAATTCCTCTTTGGGAAAATCTCAAACAATGTAGTAATTCCATAGATGAGCCTTGGTGTATAGGTGGGGACTTTAGTGCTATTATGAGCCCTGATGAAAAGAAAGGAGGTAATCCTCATAGAATGAAAAAAAGTTGGGACTTTATCTCTTGTATGGAGGAATGTGGGATGGTGGATGCTGGTTACAAAGGCTTGAGATTCACATGGTGCAACACAAGGGAAAAACCTCCAGAATCTGGAAGAGGCTGGATAGGATACTCGTCAATCATCATTGGACAGACAAATTTCCTCTCATTGATATAGAACATTTAGCAAGCATAGGATCAGATCATACACCTATGCTTGTAAAGTGTGCTAATGCTCAATATCATAAAATCAggtatttcaaaattttaaatttttggatTGACCAACCAGGTTTTAAAGATGTGTTCAAGATACGTGGAATATTGAAGTAGATGGCAACTGTATGAGAAGGCTCTAACTCAGAATGAAAAATGTAAGTGGCAGACTCAGTCAGTGGTGTAGAGAACAAATAGGTAATGCTTTTGAAAAGGTCAAAGAATGGGAGCACAAGATGCAAGATCTGGAATCTGACTTATATTGGCAATGATGATGAAGATTTGAGACCTCAATTTCACAAAGCTCAGGCTGAGCATACTAGATGGCTTAAATGTGAACAATCTATTCCCAAACAAAAGGCTAATATTAGATGGCTTGATGACGGAGACTCAAATACCAAATATTTTTATGCCGTTATTAATGAAAAGAGAAAAAGAGCTTATATACAAAGAATTCAACTTGAAAGTGGTCTTTGGATTTCTGGTGAAGAAGACATTGCTAATGAAGCAGTGAAATATTTCTCTGATATATTCAAGGAGGACCATGATCTTGAACTACAACACTTAGATTGCATTAACCAGAGGGTTACCCAGGAAGACAATATTATGCTTGATGCTATACCGGATGAAGAGGAAATAAAGACAGCAGTTTTTTATCTTAACCCTGATAGTTCTCCTGGACCTGATGGTTTTGGAGGGGCCTTTTACCAAAGTTGCTGGAATATCATCAAATCAGATCTGATTGAGTTCATTCAGCAATTCTTTGGTGGTACAGGTTTGACTAGATTTTACACTAGTTCTTGTCTTATTCTCCTGCCCAAGGTTGAAAGTCCTAGTTCTTTCAATGATATGAGGCCTATTAGCCTTAGTAATCGTTCCAATAAAATTATTTCCAAAATTATGAGTTCAAGATTAAATACTTTGCTTCCTAAATTTTTTCTGAAAATCAATCTGGTTTTCTCAAGGGAAGACCTATCACTGAAAATGTACTCTTAGCATAGGAAATTATTCATGGTATTAAAAAGAAGAATTCTGGTGGTAACACTATCATCAAGCTAGATATGGCTAAAGCTTATGATAGGGTTAATTGGAATTTTAATTAATGTTTTGAAAAGGTTTGTTTTTTCTGGAAAATGGATTGATTTGGTTAAAAGATCTATTTCCAATGTTTGGTATTCTGTTCTTATTAATGGCGTTAAAAACGTTTTTTTCCATTCTACTAGGGGTCTCAAACAAGGAGATCCATTATCTCCTTCTTTTTTTATTCTTGGAGCTGAGGTATTATCTATTATGCTTAACCAACTACCTCACATTAACCAATACAGGGGATTTAGTATGCCTCATAATGGTCCACAAATTACTCACTTAACTTATTCAGATGATGTGATTATATTTTCAACTGGAGGCAAGAAATCATTGATGCTTGTTATGCATCAACTTCAAAACTACCAGAAATGCTCAGGTCAAAAGATTAACATTAACAAAAGTTGCTTTCTGGTGGACTCCAAAGCTTCCACTTTAGTCATCCATAGGATCAAACAGGTAACAGGTTACAGGCACTCTAGCTTCCCCATTACTTATCTTGGTTGCCCTTTGTATATTGGTAGGCAAACAATTTCCCTTTTCAGTGATATGGTTTCTAAACTAGTTAAGAGAACTACTGGTTGGCAAGGTAAACTTCTTTCTGTAGGGAGTAGGGCTACTTTGATTAAGCATGTGTTACAATCTCAACCTATTTATTTGTTATCTGCTCTAGAACCTCCCAAAGATGTTCTGTTACAATTAGAAAGTTATATGTGTAATTGTTTTTGGGAGACTAAGGATGGTAGTAATAAATATCACTGGAGTTCTTG includes these proteins:
- the LOC132612163 gene encoding uncharacterized protein LOC132612163, giving the protein MLLKRSKNGSTRCKIWNLTYIGNDDEDLRPQFHKAQAEHTRWLKCEQSIPKQKANIRWLDDGDSNTKYFYAVINEKRKRAYIQRIQLESGLWISGEEDIANEAVKYFSDIFKEDHDLELQHLDCINQRVTQEDNIMLDAIPDEEEIKTAVFYLNPDSSPGPDGFGGAFYQSCWNIIKSDLIEFIQQFFGGTGLTRFYTSSCLILLPKVESPSSFNDMRPISLSNRSNKIISKIMSSRLNTLLPKFFLKINLVFSREDLSLKMGLKQGDPLSPSFFILGAEVLSIMLNQLPHINQYRGFSMPHNGPQITHLTYSDDVIIFSTGGKKSLMLVMHQLQNYQKCSGQKININKSCFLVDSKASTLVIHRIKQVTGYRHSSFPITYLGCPLYIGRQTISLFSDMVSKLVKRTTGWQGKLLSVGSRATLIKHVLQSQPIYLLSALEPPKDVLLQLESYMCNCFWETKDGSNKYHWSSWDNMCYPKEEVVWALEELLMLAKV